The following coding sequences are from one Kallotenue papyrolyticum window:
- a CDS encoding DUF305 domain-containing protein has product MNAFKVWRALLSALLLLIVLSACGAARTTTSQASASPQALMSPGMDHNRMMAAEDAPFDARFIDSMIMHHQGAIAMARQAQQQAEHAELKQLADQIIAAQQAEIEQMQQWRRQWYPDLAPTMGMGMPMGDMHIGGDSSQPFDLRFIDSMIMHHQGAIAMARQAQQQAEHQELKRLADQIIAAQQAEIEQMQQWRQQWYGQ; this is encoded by the coding sequence ATGAATGCTTTCAAGGTCTGGCGTGCGCTGCTGAGCGCTCTGCTGTTGCTGATCGTCCTGAGCGCCTGCGGCGCGGCACGCACCACCACGTCGCAGGCCAGCGCCAGCCCGCAGGCGCTGATGAGCCCCGGCATGGATCACAACCGTATGATGGCGGCTGAGGACGCACCCTTCGACGCGCGCTTCATCGACAGCATGATCATGCACCACCAGGGGGCGATCGCGATGGCGCGCCAGGCGCAGCAGCAGGCCGAGCATGCGGAGCTTAAGCAACTGGCCGACCAGATCATCGCCGCGCAGCAGGCCGAGATCGAGCAGATGCAGCAGTGGCGCCGGCAGTGGTATCCCGATCTGGCGCCCACGATGGGCATGGGCATGCCCATGGGTGATATGCACATTGGCGGCGACAGCAGCCAACCGTTTGATCTGCGCTTCATCGACAGCATGATCATGCACCACCAGGGGGCGATCGCGATGGCGCGCCAGGCGCAGCAGCAGGCCGAACATCAGGAGCTCAAGCGCCTGGCTGACCAGATCATCGCGGCGCAACAGGCCGAGATCGAACAGATGCAGCAGTGGCGCCAGCAGTGGTACGGCCAGTAG
- a CDS encoding BlaI/MecI/CopY family transcriptional regulator, translating to MNDEQAQAAATPARLLGELEAAIMRVIWQHGEQRVRDVWLRLQPERPLAYTTVMTVMRRLAEKGLLLVRKEGPAYHYRAAMPPQEFVTRRAEAAVQQVLSDFGDVALAAFVRALDEVDPARLDRLRQMAGLERPPRETGEEHAS from the coding sequence ATGAACGACGAGCAGGCGCAAGCAGCGGCAACACCGGCGCGTCTGCTGGGCGAGCTGGAAGCCGCGATCATGCGCGTGATTTGGCAGCACGGCGAGCAGCGCGTACGCGATGTCTGGCTGCGGCTGCAACCTGAGCGTCCGCTGGCCTACACCACGGTGATGACGGTGATGAGGCGTCTGGCTGAGAAGGGTCTGCTGCTGGTGCGCAAGGAGGGGCCTGCCTACCACTACCGCGCCGCGATGCCACCGCAGGAGTTTGTGACGCGTCGCGCCGAGGCCGCTGTGCAGCAGGTGCTGTCCGATTTCGGCGATGTGGCGCTGGCGGCCTTTGTGCGCGCGTTGGACGAGGTCGATCCGGCGCGCCTGGATCGCTTACGCCAGATGGCCGGCCTGGAGCGGCCACCGCGCGAAACAGGGGAGGAGCATGCGTCCTAG
- a CDS encoding M56 family metallopeptidase — protein sequence MRPRLMLASVPLAALLLCLLATFRHVAHTCVAPSALCATAVMVCDPAIMLGLAGLPLLAWIALAGSAGVRTLWQTHRLVRLWLARPRLEPPPALQALFTALGIAGRVDLIAADAPLALCYGLWRPRILLSHGLIARLSPDEVRAVVLHERAHLQRRDPLRLLGWCMLDAACWWLPPGLTRARLRYELLADRAVIRAGAQVALARALLNLLDRPVSAVAAPVVMSGLSMTAARIDHLLAPEAPLPAGGAWRRLVWPLALVVLAVACRRLMLHG from the coding sequence ATGCGTCCTAGGCTGATGCTCGCCAGCGTGCCGCTGGCCGCGCTGCTGCTGTGCCTGCTGGCGACGTTCCGCCATGTCGCGCATACCTGTGTTGCGCCATCGGCGCTGTGTGCAACCGCAGTGATGGTCTGCGATCCGGCGATCATGCTTGGCCTGGCAGGGCTGCCATTGCTGGCGTGGATCGCGCTGGCCGGCAGCGCGGGCGTTAGGACGCTCTGGCAGACGCATCGGCTGGTGCGCCTCTGGCTGGCCCGACCACGTTTGGAACCGCCTCCGGCGCTGCAGGCGTTGTTCACGGCATTGGGCATTGCCGGGCGTGTTGATCTGATCGCGGCGGATGCTCCGCTGGCGCTGTGTTATGGTCTGTGGCGCCCCCGCATTCTGCTCAGCCATGGCCTGATCGCGCGGCTATCGCCCGACGAGGTGCGCGCCGTGGTGTTGCACGAGCGCGCCCACCTGCAACGTCGCGATCCGCTGCGGTTGCTCGGCTGGTGCATGCTCGACGCCGCCTGTTGGTGGCTGCCGCCGGGCCTGACCCGCGCGCGGCTACGCTATGAGCTCCTGGCCGATCGGGCCGTGATCCGGGCCGGTGCGCAGGTAGCGCTGGCGCGCGCCCTGCTCAACCTGCTGGATCGGCCGGTCTCTGCCGTTGCCGCGCCTGTGGTGATGAGCGGTCTGTCTATGACTGCGGCGCGCATCGACCATCTGCTCGCGCCCGAAGCTCCCTTGCCGGCGGGCGGGGCATGGCGGCGTCTGGTGTGGCCGCTGGCGCTGGTGGTGCTGGCCGTAGCGTGCCGCCGGCTGATGCTGCACGGCTGA